A window of the Brassica oleracea var. oleracea cultivar TO1000 chromosome C1, BOL, whole genome shotgun sequence genome harbors these coding sequences:
- the LOC106306674 gene encoding uncharacterized protein LOC106306674 codes for MVSFDKLQMLTFSVLILIIVAESHRKVLVEDNGRELERLLNYVNRPAIKSFQTELGDILDCIDINKQLAFDHPMLKTHSVQLRPTNTSKWAINSNNSKNGGSVPFGQDGIRCPLGTVVVKRITYEDVIQAHRLKSMGSKYSRYVYSKGNNIDLTGYHFAVGEFKYDNYGGKANLSIWEPEVSPTQISSASMLVATGNYEHFQSIRAGWIVYQWLNKNHSRLFTYWTADGFIKTGCFNTLCPGFVQVSTKIPLGYLFNQVSTYGGKQYEIEISIFQDSKTGDWWLVVFDENVGYWPKSLFTEDGLVHGASLISYGGEVYSPVKEKSPHMGSGHFPIEGYLKAAYVNGIEVADEIDGKLSKPPISTVNPLSTTPNCYKAETKSDSKVPYDAIFYGGPGGCTF; via the exons ATGGTTTCCTTTGATAAGTTACAGATGCTGACTTTTTCGGTACTAATTCTCATTATTGTTGCCGAGAGTCACAGAAAAGTACTAGTGGAAGACAATGGAAGGGAGCTGGAAAGATTACTCAACTATGTCAATAGACCTGCAATCAAAAGCTTCCAG ACTGAACTTGGTGATATATTGGATTGCATCGACATTAATAAACAGCTAGCATTTGATCATCCTATGCTCAAGACCCACTCTGTTCAG TTGAGGCCTACAAATACATCTAAATGGGCCATCAACAGCAACAATTCAAAGAATGGTGGTTCTGTTCCGTTTGGACAAGATGGGATAAGGTGTCCACTTGGGACAGTGGTTGTTAAGAGGATAACATATGAAGATGTTATACAAGCTCACCGTTTAAAATCCATGGGGTCCAAATATTCAAGATATGTTTATTCAAAGGGAAATAATATCGACTTAACTGGTTATCAT TTTGCCGTGGGTGAGTTCAAATATGACAATTATGGAGGAAAGGCAAACCTCAGCATTTGGGAACCAGAAGTTTCACCCACTCAGATCAGTTCTGCGAGTATGCTTGTCGCCACAGGCAATTATGAACATTTTCAAAGCATTAGAGCTGGATGGATA GTGTACCAATGGCTAAACAAGAACCACAGTCGCTTATTCACCTACTGGACT GCAGATGGATTTATCAAGACAGGTTGCTTCAATACATTATGCCCTGGTTTTGTCCAAGTGAGCACCAAAATCCCGCTGGGCTACCTTTTTAACCAAGTTTCTACATACGGTGGCAAACAATATGAAATAGAAATCAGCATCTTTCAG GATAGTAAAACAGGAGATTGGTGGTTGGTGGTGTTTGATGAAAATGTTGGATACTGGCCAAAATCATTGTTCACAGAAGACGGTTTAGTCCATGGAGCAAGTTTGATATCATATGGAGGAGAAGTATACAGTCCAGTGAAAGAGAAGAGCCCACACATGGGAAGTGGGCATTTCCCCATTGAAGGTTACTTGAAAGCAGCCTATGTGAATGGTATTGAAGTGGCTGATGAAATTGACGGCAAACTATCAAAGCCACCAATTTCTACAGTAAATCCACTCTCAACCACCCCAAATTGTTATAAAGCAGAAACCAAATCAGATAGTAAAGTTCCGTATGACGCAATCTTCTATGGAGGACCAGGAGGTTGCACATTCTAG
- the LOC106306715 gene encoding uncharacterized protein LOC106306715 isoform X3, giving the protein MDSVPMVEPESQSLVHLLDYGFIKTGCYNILCPGFVQVSARIPFGILFGPVSVYDGPQYEVGIRIYKDGNTGDWWLVVYDENVGYWPNSLFTKAGLGHGASLVAYGGEVYSPVKEKSPSMGSAHFPSEGYLKAAYVTNFEVVEGSVATKPLFPVTLFSSTPNFWYNAIFFGGPGKCV; this is encoded by the exons ATGGATA GTGTACCAATGGTTGAACCAGAATCACAGTCGCTTGTACACCTATTGGACT ATGGCTTTATCAAGACAGGTTGCTACAATATCTTATGTCCTGGCTTTGTACAAGTGAGCGCCAGAATCCCATTCGGCATCCTTTTTGGACCAGTTTCGGTTTATGATGGCCCACAATATGAAGTAGGGATCAGAATCTATAAG GATGGCAACACAGGAGATTGGTGGTTAGTGGTGTACGACGAAAATGTTGGATACTGGCCAAACTCATTGTTCACAAAAGCAGGCTTAGGTCATGGAGCTAGTTTGGTAGCGTATGGAGGAGAAGTATACAGTCCAGTGAAGGAGAAAAGCCCAAGCATGGGAAGTGCGCATTTTCCGAGTGAAGGTTACTTGAAGGCAGCCTATGTGACTAATTTTGAAGTGGTCGAAGGAAGCGTAGCTACGAAGCCCCTTTTTCCTGTAACGCTATTCTCAAGCACTCCGAATTTTTGGTACAACGCTATCTTCTTTGGAGGGCCAGGAAAATGTGTTTAA
- the LOC106314551 gene encoding tetraspanin-5, which produces MNRMSNTVIGFLNILTLVSSIVIIGSALWMGKSKTTCEHFLQKPLLVLGLAIMVLSLAGLIGACCDVAWVLWVYLFFMVFIIVALMGLTLFGFIVTSHGGGVGVTGRVYKEFKLEEYHPWLKTRVMDANYWLTIKTCLLSSLTCSKLSLWTPIDYLQKDLTPLQSGCCKPPTSCVYNTETPIQQESDCYRWNNAATVLCYDCDSCRAGVLETVRRDWHKLSIVNVVIILFLIAIYCVGCCAFKNAKRPQYYGFPYGRYGMSKSRPGWEQSWSRWWHGRDRYY; this is translated from the exons ATGAACAGAATGAGCAATACAGTAATAGGATTCTTGAATATTCTAACACTAGTCTCATCCATAGTTATAATAGGATCGGCTCTATGGATGGGTAAGAGCAAGACAACATGCGAGCATTTCCTTCAGAAGCCACTTCTGGTCTTAGGCCTAGCGATCATGGTCTTATCACTAGCTGGTCTGATCGGTGCATGCTGCGACGTGGCTTGGGTCTTGTGGGTGTACCTCTTTTTCATGGTCTTCATCATAGTTGCCCTCATGGGTTTGACCCTTTTCGGGTTTATTGTAACTAGCCATGGAGGTGGTGTGGGTGTGACTGGTAGGGTTTATAAAGAGTTTAAGCTTGAAGAATATCATCCATGGCTTAAGACAAGGGTTATGGATGCTAATTATTGGTTGACTATAAAGACTTGTCTCTTGAGCTCACTCACTTGTTCCAAGCTCTCTCTTTGGACTCCTATTGATTATCTCCAAAAGGACTTGACTCCTCTACAG TCTGGATGCTGCAAACCACCGACGTCGTGTGTATACAACACGGAGACGCCAATACAACAAGAATCCGATTGTTACCGGTGGAACAATGCTGCAACGGTGCTATGCTACGACTGTGACTCGTGTAGAGCTGGCGTTTTAGAGACAGTGCGGCGCGATTGGCATAAACTCTCTATAGTTAACGTCGTCATTATTCTCTTCCTCATCGCCATTTACTGCGTTGGGTGTTGCGCGTTTAAAAACGCCAAACGCCCTCAATATTATGGTTTTCCTTACGGACGTTACGGCATGTCCAAGTCTCGACCCGGTTGGGAACAGTCCTG GTCGAGGTGGTGGCATGGTAGAGACCGGTATTACTAA
- the LOC106306715 gene encoding uncharacterized protein LOC106306715 isoform X2: MLIAQGSTEQFQSIRAGWIADGFIKTGCYNILCPGFVQVSARIPFGILFGPVSVYDGPQYEVGIRIYKDGNTGDWWLVVYDENVGYWPNSLFTKAGLGHGASLVAYGGEVYSPVKEKSPSMGSAHFPSEGYLKAAYVTNFEVVEGSVATKPLFPVTLFSSTPNFWYNAIFFGGPGKCV, from the exons ATGCTTATCGCCCAAGGCTCTACAGAACAGTTTCAAAGCATTAGAGCTGGATGGATA GCAGATGGCTTTATCAAGACAGGTTGCTACAATATCTTATGTCCTGGCTTTGTACAAGTGAGCGCCAGAATCCCATTCGGCATCCTTTTTGGACCAGTTTCGGTTTATGATGGCCCACAATATGAAGTAGGGATCAGAATCTATAAG GATGGCAACACAGGAGATTGGTGGTTAGTGGTGTACGACGAAAATGTTGGATACTGGCCAAACTCATTGTTCACAAAAGCAGGCTTAGGTCATGGAGCTAGTTTGGTAGCGTATGGAGGAGAAGTATACAGTCCAGTGAAGGAGAAAAGCCCAAGCATGGGAAGTGCGCATTTTCCGAGTGAAGGTTACTTGAAGGCAGCCTATGTGACTAATTTTGAAGTGGTCGAAGGAAGCGTAGCTACGAAGCCCCTTTTTCCTGTAACGCTATTCTCAAGCACTCCGAATTTTTGGTACAACGCTATCTTCTTTGGAGGGCCAGGAAAATGTGTTTAA
- the LOC106314541 gene encoding short-chain dehydrogenase TIC 32, chloroplastic yields MWFFGKKGASGFSARSTAEEVTHGVDGTGLTAIVTGASSGIGVETARVLALRGVHVVMAVRNTGSGAKVKEDIVNRVPGAKLDVMELDLSSMDSVRKFASDYKSSGRPLNLLINNAGIMACPFMLSKDNIELQFATNHLGHFLLTKLLLDTMKNTSRESKREGRIVNLSSEAHRYSYPEGVRFDKINDKSSYSSIRAYGQSKLCNILHANELAKQLKEDGVNITANSLHPGAIMTNLGRYFNSYLAGAVGAVAKYVLKTVPQGAATTCYVALNPQVTGVTGEYFLDSNIAKPLSLAKDSELAKKVWDFSTKLTESQSGDSSS; encoded by the exons ATGTGGTTTTTCGGAAAGAAAGGAGCATCAGGATTCTCGGCTCGTTCCACAGCAGAAGAAGTAACACATGGTGTTGACGGAACTGGCCTCACTGCCATTGTCACAG GAGCATCGAGTGGTATTGGAGTGGAGACCGCGCGTGTTCTTGCACTGCGTGGTGTGCACGTGGTTATGGCGGTGAGGAACACTGGCTCGGGTGCTAAAGTCAAAGAAGATATTGTCAACCGGGTCCCTGGAGCTAAACTTGATGTCATGGAGTTAGATCTCAGCTCAATGGACTCTGTCAGGAAGTTTGCATCTGATTACAAATCATCTGGTCGTCCTCTCAACCTCTTGAT CAACAATGCTGGGATAATGGCATGTCCCTTTATGCTCTCCAAGGACAACATCGAGCTTCAGTTCGCAACCAACCATTTAG GTCATTTTCTGTTGACAAAGCTACTGCTAGATACAATGAAGAACACATCACGTGAGAGCAAAAGAGAAGGCAGGATTGTGAATCTATCATCGGAAGCTCATCGGTACTCGTATCCAGAAGGAGTCCGCTTCGATAAGATCAATGACAAGTCAAG TTACAGTAGTATCCGGGCTTATGGACAATCTAAACTCTGCAATATATTGCACGCCAACGAGCTTGCAAAGCAACTGAAG GAAGATGGAGTCAATATAACAGCAAATTCACTTCATCCAGGAGCCATTATGACTAATCTTGGCCGCTACTTCAACAGCTATTTGGCTG GAGCTGTTGGTGCAGTGGCTAAATATGTGCTCAAGACTGTTCCGCAG GGGGCGGCAACGACTTGCTACGTGGCATTGAATCCTCAGGTTACAGGAGTTACAGGGGAATACTTTTTGGACAGCAACATTGCTAAACCATTATCACTTGCTAAAGATTCAGAATTGGCCAAGAAGGTTTGGGACTTCAGCACTAAGCTTACCGAGTCCCAGTCAGGAGATAGTAGTTCTTGA
- the LOC106306715 gene encoding uncharacterized protein LOC106306715 isoform X1 translates to MLIAQGSTEQFQSIRAGWIVYQWLNQNHSRLYTYWTADGFIKTGCYNILCPGFVQVSARIPFGILFGPVSVYDGPQYEVGIRIYKDGNTGDWWLVVYDENVGYWPNSLFTKAGLGHGASLVAYGGEVYSPVKEKSPSMGSAHFPSEGYLKAAYVTNFEVVEGSVATKPLFPVTLFSSTPNFWYNAIFFGGPGKCV, encoded by the exons ATGCTTATCGCCCAAGGCTCTACAGAACAGTTTCAAAGCATTAGAGCTGGATGGATA GTGTACCAATGGTTGAACCAGAATCACAGTCGCTTGTACACCTATTGGACT GCAGATGGCTTTATCAAGACAGGTTGCTACAATATCTTATGTCCTGGCTTTGTACAAGTGAGCGCCAGAATCCCATTCGGCATCCTTTTTGGACCAGTTTCGGTTTATGATGGCCCACAATATGAAGTAGGGATCAGAATCTATAAG GATGGCAACACAGGAGATTGGTGGTTAGTGGTGTACGACGAAAATGTTGGATACTGGCCAAACTCATTGTTCACAAAAGCAGGCTTAGGTCATGGAGCTAGTTTGGTAGCGTATGGAGGAGAAGTATACAGTCCAGTGAAGGAGAAAAGCCCAAGCATGGGAAGTGCGCATTTTCCGAGTGAAGGTTACTTGAAGGCAGCCTATGTGACTAATTTTGAAGTGGTCGAAGGAAGCGTAGCTACGAAGCCCCTTTTTCCTGTAACGCTATTCTCAAGCACTCCGAATTTTTGGTACAACGCTATCTTCTTTGGAGGGCCAGGAAAATGTGTTTAA